From the genome of Populus alba chromosome 10, ASM523922v2, whole genome shotgun sequence, one region includes:
- the LOC118048888 gene encoding eukaryotic translation initiation factor: MAAVANEAAAASIEGSATETIEKPLPHKLERKWTFWFDNQSKPNQGAAWGTSLRKIYSFDTVEEFWCLYEQIFKPSKLPGNADFHLFRAGIEPKWEDPVCATGGKWSVTSSGKANLDTMWLETLMALIGEQFDEADEICGVVASVRRQRQDKLALWTKTAANEAVQMSIGRKWKEVIDVTNKITYSFHDDSKRERNAKSRYTV; the protein is encoded by the exons ATGGCGGCAGTTGCGAATGAAGCGGCAGCAGCAAGTATTGAAGGAAGCGCTACAGAAACAATAGAGAAGCCGCTGCCGCATAAGCTTGAGAGAAAATGGACCTTTTGGTTTGATAACCAATCCAAACCTAATCAAGGCGCCGCCTGGGGCACTTCTCTCCGCAAGATTTACTCTTTTGATACCGTCGAAGAATTCTGGTG TTTGTATGAGCAGATATTCAAGCCAAGCAAGCTGCCTGGAAATGCTGATTTCCATTTATTTAGAGCTGGGATTGAACCCAAATGGGAAGATCCAGTCTGTGCTACTGGAGGCAAATGGTCTGTTACCTCCAGCGGAAAGGCCAACTTGGATACCATGTGGCTTGAAACT TTGATGGCATTGATCGGGGAGCAATTCGATGAAGCTGATGAGATTTGTGGCGTGGTTGCAAGTGTGCGCCGCCAGAGGCAGGATAAACTTGCTTTGTGGACTAAAACTGCCGCAAATGAGGCTGTGCAG ATGAGCATTGGCAGGAAGTGGAAGGAGGTCATTGATGTCACTAATAAGATCACCTACAGCTTCCat GATGATTccaagagagaaagaaatgcCAAAAGCCGTTACACCGTGTAA